AAGATGAGTAGAGCAGAGTTTGGGGCCTAAATTTTTTTAACACTGGTTTTTCTCATTATCAATACCACCCCTAAGTCCGCATGAGCTTGTGGGGTAGCTCATGCAGACATGCTGCTGTCTCTTCcatcccttcttttttttttttttttgcattttcagGGAAGCGATGGAGACAAGAGTGAGGACAACCTGGTTGTTGATGAGGTGTGTATTTTGTGGCTTGGCCTTTCGTGAGCAAAtgccagggtggggtgggggttatgGAAAGGTTTAAGCTGCCTTCAGGGGAAGAGTTGTAAAGTTCTTGGCACTGGGCTCCCCAGAAGGGAAATGTTGCATGTTTTGACCAGAAAATGGGGCGTGCTTAGCTATTGTGTGGAATTTTGGAGCTGGTTTGTGAAACCAGCCAGCAGTACTTAAAGGGAGGAATGTTTTTCATGCTTGGGATGCATCTCTGCATCTCAGGCATCACTGAACCCTTCCCGCCCAGTGTGTTTGATCTGAGCTCACTAGGGACACCTATGCAAGCTGTGTTTCTGTcaagaaaaaacaaagcaaatcTGAAtttgttaacccctgctaactgggtaagaggctctttttaagtgggtgctcttcttttatttggcagggggagaggaactggccctcctcaccccagcactgtcttttctagtggctgtctgctggtgttcttttgcatctttttagtttgtgagcccttttgggacagggagccattagttatttgatttttctctgttaccgctttgtgaactttccgttgaaaagcggtatataaatgctgttgttgttaataataataataataataataataataataataataataataataataattaattctgGGACCTGTGTAGACTATCCAAATAAAATAATGGTGCATTACTAttattgttttgaattttaaACTATTTGACATCAAAATTGTTGACTGGTTTTGGCTGTCATGGTAAAGGGCAAGGAGCTATGCATGGAGCCCTTAACCCAAATACTAAACAGAAGGCTGCACACACACCCACTTCTGCAGGTTCAATAATGCATTTTCCACACACTTGCATACAGTCCTAAGAAACACCACTGAGCTTTGACCATGACGCAGGTGGGTTTTGGGGTGGCGGAAAAGGCAACTACTATACGGGGGCGGGGCAGTGTATCCGCAGATCCCGTAttcgtggattcacttatctgtgtaTCAAGTCCACAGGATGCCCCGTGTGTGCCCTTGGCACACACCCCctacagaggcaaggggagcagagccttGGAtggtcctctgaacccagcatTGGTTGCAGAAAggtgtccatggcctctgctgggctcagactgaaccttaGAGGTGAAATAACAtcacttttgtttttttcataaaaAAAGTTTTTCATTCCAGGTTTTTCattccagtttttcagaaaaactctgctccccttgcctccaggtgGTGGGAGTAGGCATCTCCTTGTGTCTGtggattcaggtatccacagggggttccagaatagaaccccctgcagatatgggggcatggcTGTTTATGTAATTAGAGGAGGATTATCACCCTCTGGGGCAGTCTTCATGCTCCTCCTCAGTTCACTTCCCACCTCCTGAAACAAAACACTGAAGCACTCTCTGTTTTGGCTGCTTGTGAATGGAGCAGTGAAAAGgtaggtgtgtttgtgtgtgagacagCCCAGCTCTTCTTTGAACCTTTGAAAGATTCAAaggttatttttgtttgtttagatttCATTTAGGAATTTAAATAATTACGTCTCTTCACTTAGAGGTTGGATTTTACACAATATGTATTTGGTGATGCAGTTTATTTGAATCCAGGTAGCACCCCTGATGCTTTACATTGTCCCTCTCCCAGGACCCCTCTTCCCCCCACAGTGTCCACTCTTTCTCTTCCCGGGAGAACGGGGTTGATAAAGTCTCCCTGCAGAGGAAAGAGACAGTCCAGCTTAGCCCAACCTCCATGGCCTCCTccagcagtgcctccccaccacggaCCACCAAGGATGTCACCACAGTTTGCACAGTATGTACACAGTATATTATTGGGGAACATGAAGGCCTTTGGGGAGGAAAAATAGTCTGTTCTCACTCAGCTTCTCAGGATCTTAAATATGGGTTTAGTGTAATGGCTTGCTCAGATATGCAGGTTATCCAGTGATGAATATTCATATGTGAACCAGCCcagagcagttgtgttggtgATGTCAGTGGGTATGAAGCCACTGGCCGAACCTGACATTCTAGGATCTAGAACGgccattttcgaccactgtgttgtggtacactggtgtgccgtgagtggtccataggtgtgcctcaggaatttgtgggaaggtcatttattagtagggccaatgggaaacgTGAGCCCcacccccattggcagcatgatgtgcctttacaattgtcaaaaacctggtgctgtgccttgaccatagtattgccttgtcagtgtgccctgagatggaaaacgTTGAAAATCAGTGATCTAGAAGAATGAACTGGCAGCTATGGAATGTTCACAGGCGGTctcctgctgttgccaccacaAACACACTTTTATGCATTTTACTAAAGACCAGATGGCTAAGGCTCCAATTGTGGCCTGTCTGTGGACTGTAGCCcagaaacagggagggagggtggtgagtTGTGTCATGGCCTAGCAGCCGTGCTGGGGAGAAGAATCCCTCAGATTGCTCTCTTGGGGAgtgagggttttttgtttttccttctgagaCAAATTGTGGCAACTGTGGGTTGGAAAGGCAGCCAGAGGCCTGTGGGGAGGGCAGCCGAACAGGTTTTCAATAATTTAAGTTTGGAGGTTCCTGTGGGGGGCGGACAGATTATGACATCCATACCCTCCCTTTGTCCAGCTTGGCATACTTTTGCTCTCCTCAGCAGACCCCTTGGCTTATCTCTCTTAAAAAATGAAGACTTTGTAGTGGAGCAGAATGGAAAGATCTggagtgttttcttcttcttctgacttTTCAATCTCACCCTTTTCATGAAGGCTAGAACCTTTAATCTAACTTAATCAATTTAAAGATCTTCTTAATCAACCCCAATTTAATTGGgccacacactcccccccactAAGTTTTAATTCTTTTTAGTAGAAGTAGCAACATTAAGTCAAAGTAggcagggtaggcagagcctcacctaacccagcaagtgaaaaaaaaagtaaattacccaaaaaattaaaaagtaactttttgcctttcccaagctgctccttTTAGCTCTATCCACttaaagcaaaacacacacacacacacacacacacacacacataaacatggAGAACAAGGAGAGTTGCCAATCAGCTCAgttgctgtggtggcttgcaAAGGACAAAATAGGCAAGGATGCCTGTACAATTAAACAGAAAAGAAGCAAgtcttcccactgcctccccagagcttgctgatgctcttttcttctgctttttctgattctgctttttcttcttttttttaaattggaagtcACTCATGATTATGGCTAATCTGCTGAAGGCAACTCTTCCTGATACCTTCCCAGAGATTTGATGTCACAAGCGCCGCCTTATTTTTTATTATCGGGCAAATGGAGGTAGCTCTCCCtggtggcttaaaaaaaaaaagtcatggaaAAAACAGGGAGCCTGCACAAACAACCACTCTGTATAGCACCAGGAAAGATAGCTTTTTGGTTGCTTCAGGCAGtctgtgctgagctctccctagctcagGGGAAAAGaagaggtgaattttttttctttaatttatttctggaggaggggggagagtgcgTTTCAGAGTTTGAgcttaaggggggagggaggggggagtgaatGTTTATTGCCTCTCTAGGtctggacctcactgcatgtcactgagtAGAAGTACTTGTGAAAACTGCTGATGGCAACTTCTGACCTTGAAAGAGGCATTCTCCTTCTCAAAATTATTGTGTTTGCCAGATATAAATTTAGGCAGatttagggcccactcctattcagctttcctgtgctgctgcagctgtgccaatgggacatgagttggctgtatcctgtggtagggggtcAGTTACAGAGGCGTTCATAAGGTagggtttgttcccttatcttacgGCTGCATTGCAGGTGCATTGACACTAgaatggtggataggattgggcccttagactcaaCAGAAATTCAAATCACCTGTCTAAAACTTCAAATCTTTACCTTGCAGGTAGAGAAGGCTGGCACACCTGGCTTGAAGTCTAGCACCCCAACTTCCCAAGGTGAAGGGACAGGACAGGggtcctccagcagcagcagcagcagcaacagcacgcCACAGCTCCGTCCAGGGGTAGCAAAGCAGACGGTGGAGTCTATTGGTAATAGGGAGGCCCAAAGGAGACAGACCTTTACCAGGGCTGAGCAGTGCAGGCCCTTGACTCCATGTTTGCCTTTTAAGCGTAAGCTTAGCTTACGCAGTCAGAAGAATGAAGTGGTTAAGCTCTTCTTGGACTGTACTACAGGCGTCCCCGCTCTCTGATGGTTCATTTTTTGAAGttctgctctttcaacacatttcagttatacccggaagtcattcattcaatgcatgctgtgctctttcaatctctctctgctggtctaaaggttaaaattgccctccccatgttgatttgcatatgacatggtgattcaaactgttttggggtgtgtgagagagagagagagagagagagagctcaggcGAGCACAGGTCTATTCCTATTCCCATTCCAAGGCATTAATGAgaatccatttgcagaaatctttgtgtgacagcaggaatttgcaagataaaaaagtcatttgcaatttgctagctaaaaaagcattggaagcagcATTTGTAAACCAATAAAATAGTGGGTTTTGCTTTTCAACTGGTTCCACTTTTCACCAtggctctggtccctaacctgtcaaatgagcggAAGGCACCTGTATTTCAAGCTGCAGGTAGCAGAGGAGAATAGGGAAGTTGCATTTGGGAGAATAAAAACCTGGCTATATCTAAGTAGATTAGTATTCAAAAAAGGTTCGTTTTAGTCTTTTCCCTGACATGTTACTTTTCTATGCACAAGGAGATGGACCAGGCAGGGACTCTTCTTAAACATGTGATCTCATAGCTACTGCCTGAAATCATGCAGAGCAGCTGAGGAAAGAAACAAGCACAGAAGTTCTCAAAGTtctctggtgggctgctgtgagatacaggaagctggactagatgggcctatggcctgatccagtggggctgttcttatgttcttatgttaaaatgtagtagaatttggggaaatgtacctAGAAGTTTCTCACTGTGACCTTAAGGGCTAGAAATTTGATGACAGATGGACTTGTTGCCTGATTGAAACAGAAGGCAGAGACTAGTGTAGAGTTGACaagggtgcttcccccccccaactaattGGAGAAGTTGGATTGTGATGTTGGTAGTTCCTTGTCCTTCCCCATTAATAGAAGTagaaaataataaaagcaaaatacatacatatttaagaacataagaacagcccactggatcaggccataggcccatctagtccagcttcctgtatctcacagcggcccaccaaatgccccaaggaatatttatatatttgcatAATATATGCAGGATGGATAACTTTGTATTTCGTTAGTCACAGCACACAAAGCTGCATTTATCTTAGGACCTAGAGATTGATCAAACCATTTAGCTAATGCAGTGAGAGGGAAACAGAGGAGAGAAGTAGCCTGGGAAATGGGGAAGACGGACCTGTTGTAAGGGAGCAAAATAAGGTaatcatggaaaaatggggagGGTGCAATGAATTAACATTCATTGCACCCTCCCCATTTTTCCATGACTACCTTATTTTGGCCAACATGGAGCCAAGCTAGTTAAAAGAGCATTGGTAAGATTTTGGGAGCTCCCAGCATGCTTTCTGACACCCTGGTTCTCTCCCCTTTTTCAGCCTTGGGCCTGAGAAACCCACTTGCCATCCAGAACACCTACCCTGCTACTTTCAACGTGGCCCATGCAGCTGTCAATGGTGAAATGGGGGGCActggagcctatgctgggctgCACCTTGTGACCCCCCAGCTCAATGGAGCAACAATTGTCGGGGCTGCCACTTATGGGCGCTCACCTCTGGTGAGACCCCCAAGGGACCAGCCTGcagaagggcaggagggaggaaaaagagggTATTGTGCTCCTGGATAAGATTAACCACAGGGACTTCTCCTCTCTGAATTGGCTAGGTGGCCTACGACCCTCACTCACACCTGCGGGTTACGGGGCTCTCGACAGGGATTCAGGCGGGCACGTCTTCAGGGAAACCGTAAGTGAATGGAAGGCCAAGGTCAGAGGGCACATTTGGGCAGTGAAGTCAGTTCCTTATTTGGCACAGCACTAACCTGACTGAATTCCTGCTGCATTCTGAGATGTTCAAGTTTGAAGCTATGGGGTTTAGAAACCTTTTTGTTTATAGGCCAAACACAAATAGGGCCAAACACATTGTTTGTTCCTGCATATTTGGGGTTTTTGTTTGAAGTTTTCTGCAGCCACAGGGTGGAGGTTGATCAGAATCAGGGCAGCAGTGCTCagggtatttattttaaaaacttgaaacagcagcagaaggcAACTTTTCCCAGCCTTGGGAAGGCCCTATACTGAGGGGAACTGTTTATTCTAGATGTCCCCAGGTGCTTTGCAAATGATCATCACTCCATTTCTGCAAGTTACCTCTGTTCTTTTCTCCATGCTCCTCTCAGGCCCTATTCCTTCCATGTCAGTGCAGATGGGCAAATGCAACCTGTCCCATTCCCGCCTGATGCCCTCATGGGTCCTGGTATTCCACGGCATGCTCGTCAGCTCCACACACTGACTCATGGGGAGGTAGTCTGCGCAGTCACCATCAGCAATTCCACCCAGCATGTTTACACAGGAGGGAAGGGATGTGTGAAGGTGTGGGACGTGGGGCAGCTGGGCAccaaaactcctgtggcacagcttGATTGCCTGGTAAGTGCGGTGAGAGAATTTGGGGTGGGGGTCATGGCTTTGCAGGGAAGGTGCTGCCAAGAGGGAGCGGAACCCTCTAAAAAGTGTGTTCCGTTCTGATTCAGGTTGATTCTCATGCATTTCAACTTTCTGGTTCAGGTgctaacttttaaaaatgttaagtggtttagggcacaatcctaaccccttatgcccgtgctttccagcactggccaatgggacgtgtgctgcatcctgcagttgggtgtcactcacggaggcctcctcaaagtaaagggatgtttgttcccttccctcagagctgcattgcccttatttccttattgctggaaagcactgacataaggggttaggattgcatccttagacaCTTTCTGAACCTTTTTTTAGATGCCTTTTCTCTGTTATCAAACTCTGTTGCATCCAATGGTACAAAGATAGCTTTTTAACTCAAAAaaagttttaattgttttttttaaatttttaaaaatggttttccaCAAGTGAAATGCATatgacaagattttaaaaaaggaaaacaaagtacTACTCAGGTAGTTGAAAACTGAGTAACTGATTGCTGAATCACTTATTTTGTACCAAACTACTGCTTTTTGTGCCTAGGAGTTCCATTTCAGGTTCCAAACATCTGAGAGACCTTTTTTTGAAGGTTTGGATTCAGTTACAGTTCACTGAAGAACTGGTTGAACTGGCTTGGGAGTTTTTGACAGAGTTGAAGTTGGCTTTTTGCTTttataaaataaaaggaaaaaaatctgcaaTTGAGAAcaactttgatttttaaaaatggtctcTATCTGCTTTGACTAAACAACACATGATCATGATATATGAACTTTAAAACCCTTCAAATGATTAGAATAAAGGATTTATGTATTGAAACAGAATGTACAGTATGTTCCAAAGAacttaaataaaaatgtatacattttctttattaGAAGGTACAGAAGTGTTTGACGTGCATAACAATGCTTGATCAATGTAATTATAGtgtataaattttttttattatgtactatacatttttcttttctaagaATTTGTttagaaaattaaaattaaatgtttAGGGAAGGGGCCTTGCAAATTACCATGCAGGTCCCACTGGCTGATGGGTAGGCAGACTGTAAAATTACTCTCTTATTGGCTCTTGACAATACTTAGCAGTGGTGGAATTTTCAGTTACTTCTCCCTCTGCCACTTTTattttcctcttccacttcagAACCGGGAAAATTACATCCGATCCTGCAAGCTTCTCCCTGACAGCCGCAGCCTCATAgttggtggggaggccagcacccTGTCCATTTGGGACCTAGCGGCTCCTACACCCAGAATCAAGGCAGAGTTGACCTCTTCTGCCCCAGCCTGCTATGCCCTGGCCATCAGCCCTGATGCTAAGGTCTGCTTTTCTTGCTGCAGCGACGGCAATATTGTGGTGTGGGACCTACAGAACCAGACACTTGTTAGGTAAGTATTGTACCCAAAGAGAAACCAGACCTGCAGTCTTGTTGGGTAGGCTACTATAATGTGTtgaatgtggggctgcctctgatgACTTCTCAGTGGGAATAGAATTTACTACTGAGGTCTTGAAACTCCTTTTAGCTATTCCAAGGTAGTATGTAGGCCAATATTTCCAGGATCACAGGCATCACATATCTAAGGCAGCTGTTTTctcttatttttcccccctcccctccaggcaGTTCCAGGGTCACACAGACGGTGCCAGTTGCATTGACATCTCAAATGATGGCACAAAACTCTGGACAGGGGGTTTAGATAACACTGTGCGGTGCTGGGATTTGCGGGAAGGCCGACAGCTTCAACAGCACGACTTCAGCTCACAGGTGGGATgaggaggggaaaggtggggtgtaaGCAGAGgtcctggagggagaaggggcaaTAAGTCCCAAGGATAGTCTCTGGTTGAGTTGGCTGCAGCCAGTCTTGGATTTGCTGGTAGCCTCAAAGGGTAGTTCTGGAattgggagggagaggggagtgaACTATGTAGCTCTTAAGGGAAGGTTTTGCTCCTTAAGTGAAACTGGTAGAGGAGGCAGAAGGAGAGTAAAGGCAGATCCTTTGAAGAGGTCTTGAAAGTGCCTATAACTCCCATACCAAGTAGAGAAGGCCTCTTCTTAAGAAATGTATACACCATCATTCTACTTATAAAATAAACTGCCCATTCCTATCCTTGCCTTGTTGAAGTATGCAGAGATGACATggaagcacatgctgcatgctatggggtgtgagtttgagagagagagacaccaggAGGTATGTGAGAAAACATGTTTtgcttacctctgcataggctcTCTGGTGGTCTATGCCAGCTGTATAGCCAGGAGCCAGGGAGTGGACCAGGGTAAAAAATGAGGGATAAGATCCGGCATACTCAACTGTGGCCCACAtccaccaccccctccttccccaacacaccctccccccaaacatcCAATTAttcctccttcccactcccaccacaacaggaagctggactagatgggccttttggcctgatccagcagggctcttcttatgcctcTTCCACTGGTGGCTGGTGACCCAATGCACACCTGtgggttgccaaccatttgcattGGTGGCTTTGTTGTGTAGCACCTGCAGCTATGATGCAGAGGGCCATCTGCTGATGGAACACTGGTTCCATCA
The DNA window shown above is from Tiliqua scincoides isolate rTilSci1 chromosome 8, rTilSci1.hap2, whole genome shotgun sequence and carries:
- the LOC136658949 gene encoding transducin-like enhancer protein 1 isoform X1, giving the protein MFPQNRPPAHLQAPPVATAAAAVAAAAASVVSTTPQSLKLTYPEILDRIKEEFQFLQNQYHSLKLECEKLATEKTEIQRHYVMYYEMSYGLNIEMHKQTEIAKRLNVICAQLIPFLSQEHQQQVVQAVERAKQVTMAELNVAIGHQLQAQHLSHHAPPIPLTPHPSGMQSASLATIGSASGLLALSGVLGAQAQLVTKDDRGLHDVEHRERDPGPSSLALSNGERMRAISEYLNSSKKRKTDEKEYGTDYGSDGDKSEDNLVVDEDPSSPHSVHSFSSRENGVDKVSLQRKETVQLSPTSMASSSSASPPRTTKDVTTVCTVEKAGTPGLKSSTPTSQGEGTGQGSSSSSSSSNSTPQLRPGVAKQTVESIALGLRNPLAIQNTYPATFNVAHAAVNGEMGGTGAYAGLHLVTPQLNGATIVGAATYGRSPLVAYDPHSHLRVTGLSTGIQAGTSSGKPPYSFHVSADGQMQPVPFPPDALMGPGIPRHARQLHTLTHGEVVCAVTISNSTQHVYTGGKGCVKVWDVGQLGTKTPVAQLDCLNRENYIRSCKLLPDSRSLIVGGEASTLSIWDLAAPTPRIKAELTSSAPACYALAISPDAKVCFSCCSDGNIVVWDLQNQTLVRQFQGHTDGASCIDISNDGTKLWTGGLDNTVRCWDLREGRQLQQHDFSSQIFSLGYCPTGEWLAVGMESSNVEILHVTKPEKYQLHLHESCVLSLKFASCGKWFVSTGKDNLLNAWRTPYGANIFQYKESSSVLSCDVSTDDQFIVTGSGDKKASVYEVIY
- the LOC136658949 gene encoding transducin-like enhancer protein 1 isoform X2 gives rise to the protein MFPQNRPPAHLQAPPVATAAAAVAAAAASVVSTTPQSLKLTYPEILDRIKEEFQFLQNQYHSLKLECEKLATEKTEIQRHYVMYYEMSYGLNIEMHKQTEIAKRLNVICAQLIPFLSQEHQQQVVQAVERAKQHQLQAQHLSHHAPPIPLTPHPSGMQSASLATIGSASGLLALSGVLGAQAQLVTKDDRGLHDVEHRERDPGPSSLALSNGERMRAISEYLNSSKKRKTDEKEYGTDYGSDGDKSEDNLVVDEDPSSPHSVHSFSSRENGVDKVSLQRKETVQLSPTSMASSSSASPPRTTKDVTTVCTVEKAGTPGLKSSTPTSQGEGTGQGSSSSSSSSNSTPQLRPGVAKQTVESIALGLRNPLAIQNTYPATFNVAHAAVNGEMGGTGAYAGLHLVTPQLNGATIVGAATYGRSPLVAYDPHSHLRVTGLSTGIQAGTSSGKPPYSFHVSADGQMQPVPFPPDALMGPGIPRHARQLHTLTHGEVVCAVTISNSTQHVYTGGKGCVKVWDVGQLGTKTPVAQLDCLNRENYIRSCKLLPDSRSLIVGGEASTLSIWDLAAPTPRIKAELTSSAPACYALAISPDAKVCFSCCSDGNIVVWDLQNQTLVRQFQGHTDGASCIDISNDGTKLWTGGLDNTVRCWDLREGRQLQQHDFSSQIFSLGYCPTGEWLAVGMESSNVEILHVTKPEKYQLHLHESCVLSLKFASCGKWFVSTGKDNLLNAWRTPYGANIFQYKESSSVLSCDVSTDDQFIVTGSGDKKASVYEVIY